From Aedes albopictus strain Foshan chromosome 1, AalbF5, whole genome shotgun sequence, one genomic window encodes:
- the LOC109425522 gene encoding uncharacterized protein LOC109425522: MTKRPGPLMEDSYNDDALELPHEDFSAYCRLCFSISQLEPLFATRQDDNYQLIGMIEMCAGIKLSAKTDSPSSICLQCRLTMDEFFNFRKLCQRLNRVYRRKRNEAAVSKANAALEYHQGGAALVALAVPEVVVAEQVPVVHDIDLVAAEDISENPSPMEEDIKDETCATMVAPEPSALEASAVADGVAPESFIVHELSDEDEDDDDVQITSVDTIPVTFDLSEDNDDPFIKMANDWYCCKACSRLYQAFPQLVEHLRDVHPEKAETLRHRTKEPYFRVKDADLQTVQYGSNNYYKCDLCDTIWSSKTPIMRHRWRYHGAFDDCRKTYCREAGCESFFMDHQAVSRHLEVVHGRVRKARKKPAAVASAATNGGPPAGDSGVAHDDDVVLITNEYPQQVNAPPS, from the exons TCCCCACGAAGATTTTTCCGCGTACTGCCGGTTGTGCTTTTCCATCTCCCAGCTGGAGCCGCTGTTTGCGACCCGGCAGGACGACAACTACCAACTGATCGGCATGATCGAAATGTGCGCCGGAATCAAGCTGAGCGCCAAGACGGACAGTCCGTCGTCGATCTGTCTGCAGTGTCGGCTGACGATGGACGAATTCTTCAACTTTCGGAAGCTGTGCCAGCGCCTGAATCGGGTGTACCGGCGCAAACGCAACGAAGCGGCCGTATCGAAGGCAAATGCGGCGTTGGAGTACCATCAGGGTGGAGCAGCGCTGGTGGCCCTCGCAGTACCTGAAGTAGTAGTGGCGGAGCAGGTGCCGGTTGTACACGACATCGATCTAGTAGCGGCAGAAG ATATTTCCGAGAATCCGTCACCAATGGAAGAAGACATAAAGGACGAAACGTGTGCCACGATGGTTGCTCCTGAACCATCCGCTCTGGAGGCTTCCGCGGTTGCCGATGGGGTAGCTCCGGAATCGTTCATTGTGCACGAACTGTCCGACGAGGACGAGGACGACGATGATGTGCAGATAACGTCGGTGGATACGATTCCGGTGACGTTCGATTTGAGCGAAGATAACGATGATCCGTTTATCAAGATGGCCAACGATTGGTACTGCTGCAAGGCTTGCTCTCGCCTGTATCAGGCGTTTCCCCAGCTGGTGGAGCATCTTAGGGATGTACATCCGGAAAAAGCGGAGACATTGCGTCACCGAACCAAAGAGCCCTACTTCCGGGTCAAAGATGCCGATCTGCAGACGGTACAGTACGGGTCGAACAACTACTACAAGTGTGACCTGTGCGACACCATTTGGAGTAGCAAGACTCCTATTATGAGGCACCGCTGGAGATATCACGGCGCCTTTGACGATTGTCGGAAAACTTACTGCCGAGAGGCGGGCTGCGAGAGCTTCTTCATGGATCATCAGGCGGTCAGTCGCCATCTGGAGGTTGTCCATGGGCGCGTACGAAAGGCCCGAAAGAAGCCTGCCGCAGTGGCGAGTGCAGCGACGAATGGTGGTCCTCCTGCTGGCGACAGTGGGGTTGCGCACGACGATGACGTGGTGCTTATTACGAACGAATATCCCCAGCAGGTCAATGCTCCACCGTCGTAG